The following DNA comes from Nocardioides sp. JQ2195.
TCCCATGAGTGCCCAGACTCCGCAGCCCGAGCCCCTCGTCGGCGGGCCCAACGACCCCGAGCACGACCCGAGCGCCTCCTACGCGCTCGAGCCGCACCACGCCGCAGCGCTGACCCGACGGATCGTCTCCACCTCGGACGAGTCGGTCCTCTCGGTCTCGCCGGTCAACGGCCAGCCGCTGGCGCACGTGCCGCAGTCCAGCGAGGACGACGTGGTCGAGGCGTTCGCACGCGCGCGCAGGGCGCAGGCGGCTTGGGCGCGCACGTCGCTCGACCACCGCGCCGAGGTGCTGCTGCGCCTGCACGACCTCGTGCTCGACCGGGAGGAAGAGATCATCGACCTGGCCGTGTGGGAGTCGGGCAAGGCGCGCAAGGACGCCTATCTCGAGGTCTACCACGTGGCGTTGACGGCGCGTTACTACGCGCGCACGATCCACGCCCACCTCGACACCCAGCGCCGTCCGGGCGTGGTCCCCGGTGTGACGCGCATCGACGTGAACTGGGTGCCGAAGGGTGTCGTCGGCATCATCTCGCCGTGGAACTACCCCTTCACGATGGCGCTGTGCGACGGCCTGCCGGCTCTCGCTGCGGGAAACGCGGTGGTCACCAAGCCCGACAGCCAGACCATGCTGACCGCCCTGCTCGGCGCCCAGCTGCTCGAGGAGGCCGGCTTCCCGAAGGACCTGTGGACGGTGGTCGCCGGTCCCGGCTCCCGGGTCGGCACCTCGCTGATCGACAAGTCCGACTACGTGTGCTTCACCGGCTCGACCACCACCGGCAAGAAGGTCGCCGCCGGCTGTGCCGAGCGGCTGATCGGCTGCTCGCTCGAGCTGGGCGGCAAGAACCCCATCCTGATCCTGCGTGACGCCGCGATCGAGAGGGCCGCCGAGGGTGCCGTGCGGGCGACGTTCTCCAACGCCGGCCAGCTCTGCGTGTCCACCGAGCGGCTCCTGGTCGCCGATCAGGTCTACGACAGGTTCGTGGAGCGCTTCGTGGCCCGCACCGAGGCGATGGTGCTCGGCCCCGGCCACGAGTGGTCCACCGACATGGGATCGCTGATCTCCCGGGACCAGCTCGACACCGTCACCGCGCACGTCGATGACGCGGTGGCCAAGGGCGCCACGGTGCTGGCGGGCGGCAGGGCTCGCCCCGACCTCGGTCCCTACTTCTACGAGCCGACCATCCTCGAGGGCGTGACGCCCGACATGACCTGCTTCGGCAACGAGACCTTCGGACCGGTCATCTCGATCTATCGCTTCCACGACGAGAACGAGGCGATCGCGAAGGCCAACGAGGGAACCTACGGCCTGAATGCGGCGATCTTCAGCCAGGACGGCAGGCGCGCCCGCGCGATCGCACGCGAGATCCGGTGCGGCACGGTCAACATCAACGAGGCGTACGGCGCCACCTTCGCCAGCGTGGCTGCCCCGATGGGTGGCATGCGCGAGTCGGGGATGGGCCGCCGCCAGGGTGCCGAGGGCATCCACCGCTACACCGAGCCGCAATCGGTCGGCACCCAACGGGTCTGGGGCTTCCGGCCGCCGAAGGGCATCTCCAACGAACGGTTTGCCAAGACACTCACCGCCAGTGCACGAGTGATGAAGAAGTTGGGACGAGCATGAGCAAGAACAACGCCGGGCACTACGACGTGCTCATCATCGGCTCCGGCTTCGGCGGCTCGGTCTCCGCACTGCGGCTGACCGAGAAGGGCTACAAGGTCGCCGTCCTGGAGGCCGGCGCCCGATTCGAGGACGACGACCTGCCGAAGACGTCCTTCGACGTGAAGAACTACATCTACGCGCCCGCCGCGGGGATGTACGGCATCCAGCGCATCGACATGGTCAAGGACTGCCTGATCGTGGCCGGCGCCGGTGTCGGCGGCGGATCGCTGGTCTACGCCAACACGCTCTACGAGCCGCTCGACGCGTTCTACCGGGACAAGTCGTGGGCCCACATCACGGACTGGAAGGCCGAGCTGGCGCCGTACTACGACCAGGCCAAGCGCATGCTCGGCGTGGTCGAGAACCCGCTCACCACCGCGTCCGACCGCGTGATGAAGGAGGTCGCCGACGAGATGGGCGTGGGCGACACCTACCACCCCACGCCCGTCGGCGTGTTCTTCGGCGGCCCTGGTCAGACCAGCGACCAGACCGTCGAGGACCCCTACTTCGGTGGCGCCGGCCCCGACCGGAACCCGTGCCGGAACTGCGGCGAGTGCATGACGGGCTGCCGCCACAACGCCAAGAACACCTTGGTCAAGAACTACCTCTACCTCGCGGAGCAGAACGGGGCCGAGGTGCACCCCTTGACCACCGTCACCAAGGTGGTGCCCAGGGCCGAGGGTGGCTACGAGATCACCGCCCGGTGGACCAAGGCAAAGCTGTCGCGCAACACCGCCACCAAGACCTTCACCGCCGACCAGGTGATCTTCTCCGCCGCGGCACTCGGCACCCAGAAGCTGCTGCACAAGCTGAAGGGTGAGGGGCACCTGCCGAGGATCTCCGACCGGCTCGGCGTGCTCACCCGCACCAACTCCGAGGCCATCCTCGGTGCCCTCGCGCCCAAGACGTCCGGCGAGGACTACACCCACGGCGTGGCCATCACCTCGTCCTGGCACCCCGACGCCGACACCCACATCGAGCCGGTCCGCTACGGCAAGGGCAGCAACTTCATGGCCCTGATGCAGACCGTGCTGGCCGATGACACCGGCACCGAGCCCCGCTGGCGCACCTGGCTCAAGGAGCTGTGGAGCCAGCGCAAGAACGCGCTGGACCTCTACGACATGAAGCACTGGTCGGAGCGCACCGTCATCGCACTGGTCATGCAGAGCCTCGACAACTCGATCACCACGGTCGGCAAGAAGACTCCCTTCGGCTGGGTGATGAGCTCGAAGCAGGGCCACGGGGAGCCCAACCCGACCTACATCCCCGTCGCCTACGAGGCCGTGCGCAAGATGGCCGAGCGCATGGGCGGCATTCCCGGGGGCAACATCGGCGAACCCTTCAACATGCCGCTGACCGCCCACTTCATCGGTGGCTGCACCATCGGCGACTCGCCGGAGACCGGTGTGGTCGACCCCTACCAGCGGATGCACAACTACCCGGGCCTGCACGTCGTCGACGGCTCGACGATCTCGGCCAACCTGGGGGTCAACCCCTCGCTGACGATCACCGCCCAGGCCGAGCGGGCGATGTCCTTCTGGCCGAACAAGGGTGAGGCTGACCCGCGACCGACCGCAGGCGAGGCCTATCAGCGGTTGGCCCCGGTTCCTCCGGTTGCCCCGGTGGTTCCCGAGTCCGCCTCGGCTGCACTCCGCCTCCCCATTGTCGGCGTGTCCTGAGGCATTCGAAAAGAATTCAAGAATGTGGTGGCTCGGGGCGTAACCCGCCCCGAGCCGTCTCGTTGAGGTGAGTGGGTCCGACAGTCATGCTCCCTCCCACGTCGGGCCCCATGTCCAAGCTCTGTCCTGCAGATGCATGGACGATCAGGGCCCGACCACCCTCCCTCCCCGGTCGGGCCCTGATGCGTTTCCGGGGGCCTCCCGCGGATCGAACCGCAGGACCGGTTCGCGGTCCGGCCGCGCCCCTCGACGTACGCCGTGGGGCCGGGCGGCACTAGACTTCCGGTTTGTCGGACATCCACCGGAAAGGCCCCTCCGTGACCCACCCCGTGACCGAGCACGACCTGGTCCTCGTCGTCGACTTCGGGGCGCAATATGCCCAGCTCATCGCTCGCCGGGTCCGTGAGGCCAGGGTCTACTCCGAGCTGGTGCCGCACACCATGCCCGTCGAGGAGATGCTGGCGCGCAACCCCAAGGCGATCATCCTCTCCGGCGGCCCCTCCTCGGTCTACGCCGACGGCGCACCGGGCATCTCCGACGAGGTGTTCACCGCCGGGGTCCCGGTCTTCGGGATGTGCTACGGGTTCCAGCTGATGGCCAAGGGCCTCGGGGGCGAGGTCTCCCACACGGGCGCTCGTGAATACGGCCGTACGCCGGTCACGGTGGGCGCCGCCGGCACCCTCCTTTCCGACATCCCCGCTGCGCACAAGGTCTGGATGTCGCACGGTGACTCGGTGACCGCCGCGCCGCCCGGGTTCGACGTGCTCGCCTCGACCGAGGTCACCCCGGTGGCCGCCTTCGAGAACCTCGAGAAGAAGCTGGCCGGCGTGCAGTGGCACCCCGAGGTCATGCACTCCGAGCACGGCCAGGCCACCCTCGAGCACTTCCTGCACGACATCGCGGGCTGCCGCCAGACCTGGACGATGGTCAACATCGTCGAGGAGCAGATCGCACGCATCGAGGAGCAGATCGGTCCCGACGGGCGGGCCATCTGTGGTCTCTCCGGCGGCGTCGACTCCGCTGTCGCCGCGGCCGTCGTGCAACGCGCCATCGGCGACCGGCTCGACTGCGTCTTCGTCGATCACGGACTGTTGCGCAAGGGTGAGGCCGAGCAGGTCGAGCGCGACTTCGTCGCCGCGACCGGGGTCAAGCTGCACGTCGTCGACGCCCAGCAGCGCTTCCTGGACGCCCTCGAGGGCGTCAGCGACCCGGAGGAGAAGCGCAAGATCATCGGGCGCGAGTTCATCCGGGTCTTCGAGGCCGCCGAGGCCGAGGTCCTCGGGGAGGCGGCGGCCGACGGCGCCAAGGTGGCCTTCCTCGTGCAGGGCACGCTCTATCCCGACGTGGTCGAGTCCGGCGGGGGCGCCGGTACCTCCAACATCAAGTCCCACCACAACGTCGGCGGCCTGCCCGAGGACCTCGAGTTCGAGCTGGTCGAGCCGTTGCGCACGCTCTTCAAGGACGAGGTCCGGCTGGTCGGGGAGCAGCTCGGCCTGCCCTCCGAGATCGTGTGGCGCCAGCCCTTCCCGGGCCCCGGCCTCGGCATCCGGATCATCGGTGCGGTCAACCAGGAGCGTCTCGACATCCTGCGCGAGGCCGACGCGATCGCCCGCGAGGAGCTCACCCGCGCCGGCCTCGACCGTGACGTGTGGCAGATGCCGGTGGTGCTGCTCGCCGACGTACGCTCCGTGGGCGTCCAGGGCGACGGCCGCACCTACGGCCACCCGATCGTGCTGCGTCCGGTCAGCTCCGAGGACGCGATGACCGCCGACTGGTCGCGGCTGCCCTACGAGGTGCTGGAGACGATCTCGACCCGCATCACCAACGAGGTGGCCGAGGTCAACCGGGTCACCCTCGACGTCACCTCGAAGCCCCCCGGCACCATCGAGTGGGAGTGACTCCACCCCACCCCTGATGCGCGAACGGGCAACTCTTGCTGTACGAACGGGCAGTTGTTGCTGCGCGAACGGACAGGTGTTGCTTCGTCGCGACAAGAGTTGCCTGTTCGAAGGGCAAGGATTGCCCGTTCGCGACGCAACGATTGACCGTTCGCGACGCAACGATTGACCGTTCGTCAGTCGAGGAGCTCGGTGCGGTCGGAGGCGAGCAGGACGGCCCCCACCAGGGATGCCCGCTCCCCGAGGACCCGGGCCTCGACAGAGGTCGCGGCGGGCCAGGGTCTCCAGCGGCCGGGGCTGATCCTCGACCTGCGCCCGTCCGTCGCAGCCTCCCGACGGGCGGGGGCACGGCCGACCTCGAGGCAGCAGCCCCGGGCGGTCGCGCGTCCGGCGGTTGCGAAAGCGCTCCGTGGAACCCATCGGCTTTGTAGACTTCACGGGCGTTCGGGCCCCGATCCGGACCTTTCCGAACGGATCGGAGGTGCATCCGTGGCACAGCACGACCCCCGGATCGCCCCGCAGGACGTGGCCGACACGCTGGATGCCCTCGCCGCTCGGCTGCAGGAGCTCCGCGCCGCAGCCGGTCTGCCGTCGTACTCCGAGATCACCGTGCGCATCGCCCGCCAGCGACGCGCTCGCGGCGTCCCCGCCGAGGAGGCACGCCCCGGACGCACCACGGTCTACGACGCCTTCCGCAGTGGACGGCGGCGCATCGATGGGGACCTGGTGGTCGAGATCGTCCGCGCGCTGGGCTGCACCGAGGACGAGGCTGCGGAGTGGGCGCGAGCCTGCCGGGTGGCACGCGTGGCCGCGGCGGGGAGCCCGGGTGCGGTCACCGGTGAGGACCGGTGGAGCGGGCCTGTCATCGAACCGGCGGGGGAGACCGTGGCGACCGTCTCCGGCACGGCGGCCGACGAGACGACGGGGGCCGACGAGACGACGGGGGCCGACGAGACGACGGCGTTGTCGCCCGGGGCGGGCCACCCGGACGGCGGGCACCCCACGCCGCTCGCCGCGATGGCCTCGCTCCGAATCGCTCACCGGTCACGGGCGGCGATCCTGGTGATCTGCCTGGCGCTGAACCTGACCGGGCGCGTCGTCGTCGACACGCTCGGCCTCTCGATCTTCCTCGACATGGTCGGCACGGCGACCGCGGCGGTGGTCCTCGGGCCGTGGTGGGGCGCCCTGGTCGGAGTCGTCACCAACCTCGCGGGTGGCGGACCGGGCAGGTGGACCATCTCGGCGCCGTTCGCCCTCGTGAACGTGGTGGGCGCGCTGGTCTGGGGGTACGGCGTACGCCGGTTCGGCTTCGGGCGGAGCATTCCGCGCTTCTTCGTGCTCAACGCGATCGTGGCGCTCGCGTGCACGCTGGTCGCCGTCCCGATCCTGGTCTTCGTGTTCGAGGGCCACACCGGACACGGTTCCGACGACGTGATCGAGAGTCTGCGCAGGATCAGCCATCACCTGGGCATCGCGGTCTTCACCGGCAACGCGATCGCCTCGCTGGTGGACAAGCTGATCAGTGGGTTCGTCGCGCTCGCTGCCGCGGAGACGATCCACGGGCGGATCCGGAGCCGCGCAGCACCGCGCTCCGACACCCCGTCGGCGGTCGATGCCTGAGGTGACACCCCCGCGGCCCCCGCAGGCACGACCGCCAGAACGAGTACCCCCTTCCTAACCCGCTCGCAGCCGGCCGTGCACCCACTCCGAACGACTCCGAACGCACAGGGCAACGCAATCCGGCTGCATCCTGCTGTCAGGATGGGCGCATGAGCGTTGACGTGCAGGACAACAAGGACCAGAACCGCTTCGAGGCCCGGATCGACGGCCAGGTGGCCGGCTTCGCCGAATACGTGCGCGAGGGGGACCGGATCACGTTCACCCACACGGAGGTCTCGGTCGAGGGCCAGGGGGTGGGGTCTGCGCTCGCCCGGCAGGCCCTCGACGCGGTGCGTGCGGAGGGCGGGCTGGTCGTCGTGCCCCGGTGCCCGTTCATCAAGGGGTGGATCGAGAAGCACCCCGACTACCAGGACCTGCTCTGACCTCCTGAGCGCTCACCGACCGGCGTCGCGCACCGGGACCACCCCCTGATGCAGGGTCAGCTCGTCCCGGCCCGGCGGTCCGGCACGAGTCGACAGGTGCGGAGTCGGCTCGTCCCGGCCCGGCGGTCCGGCCCGGTGGTCGGGTCAGATCAGCTCGCGTCGGATCAGCTCTGCGGCTCGTCCTTGTCACTGGGCGTGCGCATGGTGCTGGTCTTCGCGTCGATCTCTTCCTGGGTCATGTTCCTCGAGGCCATCAGGCTGGCCACGGCGGTGATCGCCAGGGTCAGCACGATGACGACGAGGGACAGCTCGGTCGGCACGTCGGGTGCCCAAGCGATGTGCTCGCCCCCGTTGATGAAGGGCAGCTCG
Coding sequences within:
- a CDS encoding succinic semialdehyde dehydrogenase — translated: MSAQTPQPEPLVGGPNDPEHDPSASYALEPHHAAALTRRIVSTSDESVLSVSPVNGQPLAHVPQSSEDDVVEAFARARRAQAAWARTSLDHRAEVLLRLHDLVLDREEEIIDLAVWESGKARKDAYLEVYHVALTARYYARTIHAHLDTQRRPGVVPGVTRIDVNWVPKGVVGIISPWNYPFTMALCDGLPALAAGNAVVTKPDSQTMLTALLGAQLLEEAGFPKDLWTVVAGPGSRVGTSLIDKSDYVCFTGSTTTGKKVAAGCAERLIGCSLELGGKNPILILRDAAIERAAEGAVRATFSNAGQLCVSTERLLVADQVYDRFVERFVARTEAMVLGPGHEWSTDMGSLISRDQLDTVTAHVDDAVAKGATVLAGGRARPDLGPYFYEPTILEGVTPDMTCFGNETFGPVISIYRFHDENEAIAKANEGTYGLNAAIFSQDGRRARAIAREIRCGTVNINEAYGATFASVAAPMGGMRESGMGRRQGAEGIHRYTEPQSVGTQRVWGFRPPKGISNERFAKTLTASARVMKKLGRA
- a CDS encoding GMC family oxidoreductase codes for the protein MSKNNAGHYDVLIIGSGFGGSVSALRLTEKGYKVAVLEAGARFEDDDLPKTSFDVKNYIYAPAAGMYGIQRIDMVKDCLIVAGAGVGGGSLVYANTLYEPLDAFYRDKSWAHITDWKAELAPYYDQAKRMLGVVENPLTTASDRVMKEVADEMGVGDTYHPTPVGVFFGGPGQTSDQTVEDPYFGGAGPDRNPCRNCGECMTGCRHNAKNTLVKNYLYLAEQNGAEVHPLTTVTKVVPRAEGGYEITARWTKAKLSRNTATKTFTADQVIFSAAALGTQKLLHKLKGEGHLPRISDRLGVLTRTNSEAILGALAPKTSGEDYTHGVAITSSWHPDADTHIEPVRYGKGSNFMALMQTVLADDTGTEPRWRTWLKELWSQRKNALDLYDMKHWSERTVIALVMQSLDNSITTVGKKTPFGWVMSSKQGHGEPNPTYIPVAYEAVRKMAERMGGIPGGNIGEPFNMPLTAHFIGGCTIGDSPETGVVDPYQRMHNYPGLHVVDGSTISANLGVNPSLTITAQAERAMSFWPNKGEADPRPTAGEAYQRLAPVPPVAPVVPESASAALRLPIVGVS
- the guaA gene encoding glutamine-hydrolyzing GMP synthase, whose protein sequence is MTHPVTEHDLVLVVDFGAQYAQLIARRVREARVYSELVPHTMPVEEMLARNPKAIILSGGPSSVYADGAPGISDEVFTAGVPVFGMCYGFQLMAKGLGGEVSHTGAREYGRTPVTVGAAGTLLSDIPAAHKVWMSHGDSVTAAPPGFDVLASTEVTPVAAFENLEKKLAGVQWHPEVMHSEHGQATLEHFLHDIAGCRQTWTMVNIVEEQIARIEEQIGPDGRAICGLSGGVDSAVAAAVVQRAIGDRLDCVFVDHGLLRKGEAEQVERDFVAATGVKLHVVDAQQRFLDALEGVSDPEEKRKIIGREFIRVFEAAEAEVLGEAAADGAKVAFLVQGTLYPDVVESGGGAGTSNIKSHHNVGGLPEDLEFELVEPLRTLFKDEVRLVGEQLGLPSEIVWRQPFPGPGLGIRIIGAVNQERLDILREADAIAREELTRAGLDRDVWQMPVVLLADVRSVGVQGDGRTYGHPIVLRPVSSEDAMTADWSRLPYEVLETISTRITNEVAEVNRVTLDVTSKPPGTIEWE
- a CDS encoding ECF transporter S component, whose protein sequence is MAQHDPRIAPQDVADTLDALAARLQELRAAAGLPSYSEITVRIARQRRARGVPAEEARPGRTTVYDAFRSGRRRIDGDLVVEIVRALGCTEDEAAEWARACRVARVAAAGSPGAVTGEDRWSGPVIEPAGETVATVSGTAADETTGADETTGADETTALSPGAGHPDGGHPTPLAAMASLRIAHRSRAAILVICLALNLTGRVVVDTLGLSIFLDMVGTATAAVVLGPWWGALVGVVTNLAGGGPGRWTISAPFALVNVVGALVWGYGVRRFGFGRSIPRFFVLNAIVALACTLVAVPILVFVFEGHTGHGSDDVIESLRRISHHLGIAVFTGNAIASLVDKLISGFVALAAAETIHGRIRSRAAPRSDTPSAVDA
- a CDS encoding GNAT family N-acetyltransferase — encoded protein: MSVDVQDNKDQNRFEARIDGQVAGFAEYVREGDRITFTHTEVSVEGQGVGSALARQALDAVRAEGGLVVVPRCPFIKGWIEKHPDYQDLL